In one Candidatus Woesearchaeota archaeon B3_Woes genomic region, the following are encoded:
- a CDS encoding 30S ribosomal protein S15 has translation MARMYSRNKGKSKSVKPTRKTNLSWLRYKEKEVELLVTKVAKEGKTASEIGLFLRDNYGIPSVKKITNKSISEILKEKKLAKEIPEDLMALIKRTIMLRKHLEKNHKDETAKRGINLTESKIKRLVKYYKQNKKLSMDWKYDPDKIKLFIE, from the coding sequence ATGGCAAGAATGTATTCAAGAAACAAAGGAAAAAGTAAATCAGTTAAACCTACTAGAAAAACAAATCTAAGTTGGTTAAGATATAAAGAAAAAGAAGTTGAATTATTAGTAACTAAAGTTGCTAAAGAAGGAAAAACAGCATCAGAGATTGGATTGTTTTTAAGAGACAATTATGGAATTCCTTCTGTTAAAAAAATAACAAACAAAAGCATATCTGAAATATTAAAAGAGAAAAAATTAGCAAAAGAAATTCCAGAAGACCTTATGGCTTTAATTAAAAGGACAATAATGTTAAGAAAACATCTAGAAAAAAATCATAAAGACGAAACAGCCAAACGCGGTATAAATCTAACAGAGTCAAAGATAAAGAGATTAGTAAAATACTACAAACAGAACAAGAAACTTTCTATGGATTGGAAATACGATCCTGATAAAATCAAATTGTTCATAGAATAA
- a CDS encoding bifunctional phosphoglucose/phosphomannose isomerase, translating into MDRSFDREDMYSVLKKFPNQIRDAWRLAGDIKFTDIDRIIICGMGGSALSGEILKSYLFNNFKVPIEVNKNYDLPEYVNSKTLLWISSYSGNTEETIESFRRGNRKGCQIFVITSGGKLAELAKKLNKTLIKMPSGIQPRLAYGYSFFPILKILQNSGLVENKDDDVKKLIEVLGKDIYRKKAEELSEKLEGKIPVIYSSEKLYAVAYKWKINFNENSKIPAFCNYFPELNHNEMMGYTKPNGDYYIIIIKDDYDDRRIKKRMEVTKKIMQSCGVPALELELTSTSDLVKIFSTIYLGDWTSYFLALRNKVDPTPVELVETLKKKL; encoded by the coding sequence ATGGATAGATCCTTTGATAGAGAAGATATGTATTCTGTTTTGAAGAAGTTTCCTAATCAGATAAGAGATGCCTGGAGATTAGCAGGAGATATTAAATTTACAGATATTGACAGGATAATCATATGCGGTATGGGGGGGAGTGCTTTATCTGGCGAAATTCTAAAATCTTATTTGTTTAATAATTTTAAGGTTCCTATTGAGGTAAATAAAAATTATGATTTGCCTGAATATGTTAATTCAAAAACACTATTGTGGATTTCAAGTTATTCTGGCAATACAGAAGAGACAATAGAATCTTTTAGAAGAGGAAATAGAAAGGGTTGTCAGATATTCGTTATAACATCTGGTGGAAAATTAGCAGAATTAGCAAAGAAGCTAAACAAAACTTTGATAAAAATGCCGTCTGGAATTCAACCAAGGTTAGCTTATGGTTATTCTTTTTTTCCAATCTTAAAAATATTACAAAATTCCGGTTTGGTTGAAAACAAAGATGATGATGTTAAAAAACTAATTGAAGTTTTGGGAAAAGACATTTATAGGAAGAAAGCAGAAGAACTATCTGAAAAATTAGAAGGCAAAATACCTGTTATTTATTCTTCTGAAAAATTGTATGCGGTAGCGTATAAATGGAAGATTAATTTTAATGAAAATTCAAAGATTCCTGCTTTTTGTAATTATTTTCCTGAGTTAAATCATAATGAGATGATGGGATATACAAAACCCAATGGAGATTATTATATCATAATAATAAAAGATGATTATGATGACAGGAGAATAAAGAAAAGAATGGAAGTAACTAAAAAGATTATGCAATCTTGCGGAGTTCCTGCATTAGAACTTGAATTAACTAGCACATCAGATTTAGTAAAGATTTTCTCTACAATTTATTTGGGTGACTGGACATCATATTTTTTGGCTTTAAGAAATAAAGTTGATCCAACACCTGTTGAATTGGTTGAAACTTTGAAGAAGAAGTTATAA
- a CDS encoding 50S ribosomal protein L15e — protein MGMYKHIRNLWKQPKKNMPELWRERLIAWRKDPVTLRIEKPTRIDRARSLGYKAKQGYIVVRQRVIRGGHKRPKIRKGRRSKRYHQKKNLDLSYQTIAERRANSKFLNCEVLNSYFVAQDGRYYWYEVILIDTSHPVIKADKNMKWITSNKQKGRVHRGLTSSAKKSRRKLTM, from the coding sequence ATGGGAATGTACAAACATATAAGAAATCTTTGGAAACAACCAAAGAAAAACATGCCTGAACTATGGCGTGAAAGATTAATAGCTTGGAGAAAAGATCCTGTAACACTAAGGATTGAAAAACCAACAAGAATTGACAGAGCTCGTTCTTTAGGATATAAAGCAAAACAAGGGTATATTGTTGTAAGGCAGAGAGTTATTAGAGGAGGTCATAAAAGACCAAAGATAAGAAAAGGTAGAAGATCAAAAAGATATCATCAAAAAAAGAATCTTGACCTATCATACCAGACAATAGCAGAAAGAAGGGCTAACTCAAAATTTCTTAATTGTGAGGTTCTTAACAGCTACTTTGTTGCACAAGATGGAAGATACTATTGGTATGAGGTAATCCTTATAGATACATCACATCCAGTTATTAAAGCTGATAAGAATATGAAGTGGATAACCAGCAACAAACAAAAAGGAAGAGTCCACAGAGGTTTAACATCCTCAGCTAAAAAATCACGTAGAAAACTAACTATGTGA